The proteins below come from a single Prolixibacter sp. NT017 genomic window:
- a CDS encoding FeoB-associated Cys-rich membrane protein — translation MVQNILVYVIIFSAFAYMVYSVVRNLRSKEASGGCAGCSGCDLKNVAGTSACHHPPRAPRVVSKSHSCCS, via the coding sequence ATGGTACAAAATATATTGGTTTACGTTATTATTTTTTCGGCTTTTGCCTACATGGTGTACAGCGTTGTCCGGAATCTTCGGTCAAAAGAAGCGTCAGGCGGTTGTGCGGGCTGCAGCGGTTGTGATTTGAAAAATGTGGCCGGCACCAGTGCCTGTCATCATCCGCCCCGTGCACCACGTGTGGTGAGCAAGAGTCATTCTTGCTGTTCCTGA